The window agggttttctcttgcttttacaccgaTATTTTCTCTGGTggattataaattcaatttaggcttgggaaagaacttcagggtgtgacaggtaGCTTGTGAAGTTGTATTTGGATAAAGTGAAGACAATTAATGTGtgtatttttctatttcttggtatctccaaaaaaaattatatatggaaTAGTACTACATGTAAAATCTCATTTACAACTAGAATTGTTACTATAAGAGAAACTCTTCTTTAAGAGAagctaatgttttttttttttccataaggGACTTTCTAGAAGTACAGTTTGTTAAATGTATACAACTACAATGGTCGACGTTCCAGTTCGCATGCACACCCAGCAGCCCAGAATGAATTGAAcccgtggtcggcggcggcgcatcccGCCGGCAAGCCAAAGGGGAAAGTTTCACCGGAGCAAACGCAAGACCGATTCGTCACGGGCTCGCGGCTAGGGCATCCTCTAGGGTTCATGATACCATTTCAAGCATCCTCATGGCATGGCGCGGCGCATCTAGGTGGCCAACGGCGAATTAGCGGCGGAACCAGGTGAACACGAGTGTGGGGAAATATGGCGAGCAACAAGACACAGcggtaagctagctagctagtagcctTTGGAAGGTGTATGAGCTAGGGAAAAAGGATTGGGAGACTACCGAGACGAAGGGCGCGTAGTGAAGAAATGCCAGCAGAGCGGAAGTAATCTTCCGACCTCGGCGCGAACCAATTAAGGTCGGGGTAAGGGAAGACGACCTCGCCCCAGTCGCCAGGAACGCACCGGCACCTCGGGCGAGCCACGCGGTGGACGAGAGCGGAGTGGTGGAAGCGATCGGCGAGCTCTAGGGATGGTGAAGGAGTGGAAGCtaggagggagaaagagagcCCTGGGGCGGCTTTCATAGTTCATAGAGCTATCGGTCTGGAGGAGACCGAGCCAGCGGTGTGTGCCGAGCTTGTTgtaaaagttagtcgatatagtggaacgacgactaaccttccCGATCGTTTCAGTCGTTGATCGCCCAAGACATGCCAGATGACGACAcaggaacacacgatatttgttaacgaggttcagccgaagcctacatccccggggctctgattatgggcgctcctccccaaccaacATAGCACCTagccgctacgagtccatggccaCGCCGCCATCCTCTCCCTGCGTGTCTACGCTACATTGTAGTCGTCATGGTTACATCGTGGTgcccccctctctatttaagagagttgccgggttacagagtccaactctaactccacccctaacacctattacaactccaagtccaactgtaaccaaataggactagtatattcgacacctattctaacaaactccaccttggaaaatatacgtcacctagaagTAGTAGAATCACCATGCCGATCCACCTGTCCTCCAGACTTGGATTATTTCCTTTTGCAGCTTCACCACGAGCCGCCCGACGAGCGTACACCAGACTCACCGTCTTCAAGAGACTCCACTCTCCCTGTAATTTCTTCCTCTtgactccacctgcaacagCGCTCCGCCTTCTCATCTATCATCACGGTCGTCTTGCCAAGCGAAATTGGATTCCTTCCTAGTTGTCCCATCATAGACTCCCCAAAGACCATGTTCACCTCCACATTCCGTCTTTGATTTGATTCAATCTAATCCATGGCCAGATAACCAATGTCATCACTAAATAGACAAATCAAACTCACCAGGCATGAAGAACTGAACCCTTTCTTCCTTGTTGTCTTATGAACCAAGCTAACAAATCCAACATCCACGCTTCTTGCATCTGTAGACTGAATCCATGATATTTTGAGAAAATTCACCGTCGCCTCGAATCACTTGAAGAATTACCATGATAGCCTTCGCTCTTACTCCTTCAGTGACGCAGATTTCCATATATCCCATCATGCCGACCCGCATATTCTGGATATATCCTGTACTGCCAAACAGTATCGTTGACCCCATCAACGATATTTGACCCGATGTTGCCCGGGACTTCTCGCATAGCAAACCACCCGTTTGCCACTGCCGCACCGGTCCAACCAATCTGCTACACGGCCGGTCTACCTCCGTCCTGCTTCTGGTTCGGTCCGGCCAACACTCTAGCATACTCCTTGTTCCTGAGCCATACCTCGCCACCTTGCTGAGCAACCTCGTCACCGTGAGACTATCTCTACAGAGTTCCCAAGGAGCCTTCTCGCCAAGTCACTATTTTGCGCCGATTTCTGCCAATTTTGTGCCATATCGAATCTTCCCAAGCCAGCTTTTACCATTGCCCAAGAAAGTCCCAGTCAAACTGAATTCCAAACAACCGAGTCTGACTCTGATGGACTTATGCAATCCGATTGCACAACTTGACTCTAATGGCCACAGAAAAAGATACAACTCAGCCACCGTGTCCGCCTAGACCTCTGTTGCGTTTTCCTCACGTCCAACTTCCTCTCAGCAAATAGCTTGCCACACCACGCTCATACACAAATTATGCACCTGCTTGCATCTAGCCTCCCATGCATTAGGGCCTTTTTCTTTCCGCTTAGGatttattataatccagcttattagaagtaagctgaaagaaacaggaaGATTATTTTtacagcttattataatctagatgaTGGGTTATTGTAATCTAATAAGCTCACCAAAGGGAGCTTTTTCTGGATTATTAGATGGCAAAAGACCCACTGCCCCTGATTAATTCTAATTATTTACCTGAATTGCCACCGCGTACCGCTTCGTTTCTTTTTTTCGTTGACCGTGTGACCGCTTCGTATCCTGCGCGGGAGTCGCGAGATCCCCTTTCCCCTCCACTTTCTCTTCTTCCACCGAGAAGATCGGCAGGCGAGGGGGCTGTGCGACGGCATCGGCCTAGGCGAGCAGAGGGCGTCCGGTGCGCGGCAGCAGCGAACTCGGGGGCATGCTgcgtgcggcggcgaggtccaTAGCCCATTCCGACGGAGATGGATCCTGCAGATGGTGAGGACTCCCTCTCGAAAGCATTTCGATACCGTGATGATGTGGTGAATAAGCGATCCCAATCAGGAGGCAACCATGGCGTCTCTGGCCTACATGGCTCCGGCAGCTTCTCTGATGGATTTtggggcgacggcgtcggcgaagATGGACATATAGGCGATCTTCATGGCTCACCCGGCGTCCACGGCCACCATGTCTCGCCTGCCCCCCATGGCGCCGGCAGTTCTGGCGGATCACCCGTCTTCCATGGAGCCGGTGCCGGGCACCGCGACGCCACTGTGTTCCAAGCGGTGGCAGATGTGTCTCCCCCTGGCAGAGGCCGTGGACGGCGTGGCGGGCATGGTGGTGGACCTGGACGTGGTAAGAGATCGGCCACACAACCTTCCGCACGTGGTGGCCGAGGAAACAAGGTGCCATACAAGCCACCAAGGCCATCCAGCAGTGCAACTGTTgtcggcgacgccgagggagcAGCTGGTGTAGACAATGACTTCACAGAAGAAACAATGGACAGTGCGCCTCATGGAATGGTACGTCTACTTCATTTCTCTACTTCAAAAATTAAGGTTTAATGCATTTATCTACTGCAAGGATTAGGTTGAATCTAATTGAATTTAACGTGTATGTGTACTACATATGAAAAATTAATGTGTATGTGTCTATGCTAATTGGTCATGTATTTACCATTTCTAATATAGAAATACTTGTGAATATATAAACACTAGTGGTGTAAAACAACATGTAAATCTGAACCTTGATGTGTTTGATTTATCAAATAGAAGGAGGAGCTTGATAAAGCAGATTGGTCTAGCACACACAATAGGATATTTTGTGAACTATGCGTACAACAAATTGAAGACGGCAATAGGCCTATCGGGATAATGACTACTAGATGGTACCAGATCATAGCCAAAAAGTACTTCCAAAAGACAGGGCTAAGACACAATAAGACACAACTGAAGAACCGGTGGGATGTGCTGAAATCCATGTACAGCTTTTGGCTTGGTCTCCTTAACGACACAGGGCTTGGATGGGATCATGCAAAAGGAACAGTTGCTGCACCTGTTGAGTACTGGAAAAAAGTCACCAAGGTAATAATTCATGTCTCATGTACATGATTTTCATGAAAATGTTTTAAGTGCTTGCAATAATTGAAGatttgatgttttatttttagGGACATTCTGAATGGAAGAAGCTACAACATGGACCACCAGAATGTTTAGAATTGCTGGATGAAATGTTTGGTACTATTGCTGTTGATGGTTCTTCTGCTTGTGCACCTGGAGAAAATGCTGGAGGGGATGATGCAAGTGGTGATGTACAGGACCTTGGCGACACACCAGTAGATTGCTCATTGGGTAAAAAACCAGTGAAGCGAGGGTCTTCCAGCACCGCCACTAGTCCATACAAGAAGGTTAAGAACCCCATGGTTAGGATAATGAGGAATATTCAAACCACTATGGATACCAATTGTGATATTGCCAACAAGGTGATGCAAGGTGAATTTAGGTTCAATTCCATTAAGGAGGTGATGGATTTGGTGGTGGATTGCGGGGCAGCAGAAGGAAGTGCGGAGCATTTCATGGCTACAAGATTATTTGTGAAAGCTGAACATCGTGATATGTTCAAGACTCTTACCACCAAGGTGGGAAGGCTCTCTTGGTTGCAGAGATGGTGCGAGAAGGAAGGGCAGCAGTAGAAAATTGctaattatttatatgcatGAACTAGTTATCTCTGTTTTTACTTTGTCAGACAATATGTATTAGCAAGATTGCTACTTATTTATTCGCATGAACTTATGTACTGCCTGGCCATGTAATATGGCGCCTTAATTTTGATTGGATGAACTACTGTTTAGTGATCCATCAACATGGTCTTTCTGTGACTATTGAGGTGATATCATTTGTTGCATTGTTTGTAGATGGGCATGTATGGAagtgatgatgacgatgaggaggaggatgaaaCTATTATTGTTGCTAGCAGACAACTAGATATGATGAGAAAATTTGGACCGGTGTTGACATCATTTGGTATGTTCTACGCTGAAAATTATTTGAACAAGTCCAAGTATAGAAAAGCTAATTTAGCGGGTCATGCTTGGGTTATGAGAAACCTTGAAGTTCCACAAGATTGTTATGACATGTTTAGAATGAGTAGGCCACTCTTTGAGAGGTTACATAATTTGTTGGTCTCATCTTATGGTCTGAAGTCAACTAGTAAGATGGATTCAGTTGAAGCTTTAGAAATGTTTTTGTGGACCATTGGGGCTCCACAATCATTTGTTCAAGTTAAGAACCGATTTGAGAGGTCAAAAGGAAAAATTAGTAGAAAATTCAATGAAGTGTTGCAGAGTATCTATCTCCTTTCAAAAGATCTTGTCAAACCTAGAGACCCAAACTTCACAACTATTCACCCAAGACTACTTGATGATCGGTTTGAGCCCCATTTCAACAATTGCATAGGTGCAATAGATGGGACACATATACCAGTAGTTGTGCCCGCATCAAAGGTGGTTCAACATGTGGGTAGAAATAAATATCCGACGCAAAATGGCTTGGCCATTTGTGACTTTGACATGAGGTTTGCATTAATTGTTGCGGGGTGGCCTGGATCGGCACATGATATGAGGGTGTTCAATGATGCTTTGCGCAAATATGCCGCTATCTTCCCTCATCCACCACCTGGTAACTTCTCTTATCCGTTTAATAGTCTCGTCGAACTAGCATcaattataaaataatgtctCATGGTTTATGTTTATGCTAACAGGGAAATTTTACCTTGTTGACTCGGGCTATCCAAATCGACTAGGATATCTATCTCCATATAAAGGGACCAAATACCATTTACCGGAATTTCGAGAGGGTCCACGTCCTAGTGGCAAGAAGGAGGTGTTCAACCACTTACATTCATCGCTTCGTAATGTGATTGAGCGCTCTTTTGGTGTTTTAAAAATGAAATGGAGAATTCTATTGGACTTACCAAGTTATCCAATGCtcaagcaaacaaaaataatacATGCTTGCATGGCGCTGCATAATTTTATTCGAGATAGCAAATTGAGTGATGAAGAGTTTGATCTGTGTGATAATGATGAAAACTACATGCCGATGCCTTCATCTCAAGGGAATGCCAGTCACATGGGAGACGAAGATGGGGACGCAAATGCCTTCCGTGATAGTATTGCTGATGCTTTATTTGCTAGGAGATAATAATTTGGTTTTAAGTCTAATATATATGTGGAAGAAATATTCATGAAtgtataattataaatatttgtcaaatttttattTATCTACATCAAATTTATATCTATTGTATAAAGTCACCGAATGATGACAAAGGCATCCAAAAAAATAGTTGAGGGCAT of the Oryza sativa Japonica Group chromosome 2, ASM3414082v1 genome contains:
- the LOC4330857 gene encoding L10-interacting MYB domain-containing protein-like isoform X2 yields the protein MDPADGEDSLSKAFRYRDDVVNKRSQSGGNHGVSGLHGSGSFSDGFWGDGVGEDGHIGDLHGSPGVHGHHVSPAPHGAGSSGGSPVFHGAGAGHRDATVFQAVADVSPPGRGRGRRGGHGGGPGRGKRSATQPSARGGRGNKVPYKPPRPSSSATVVGDAEGAAGVDNDFTEETMDSAPHGMKEELDKADWSSTHNRIFCELCVQQIEDGNRPIGIMTTRWYQIIAKKYFQKTGLRHNKTQLKNRWDVLKSMYSFWLGLLNDTGLGWDHAKGTVAAPVEYWKKVTKGHSEWKKLQHGPPECLELLDEMFGTIAVDGSSACAPGENAGGDDASGDVQDLGDTPVDCSLGKKPVKRGSSSTATSPYKKVKNPMVRIMRNIQTTMDTNCDIANKVMQGEFRFNSIKEVMDLVVDCGAAEGSAEHFMATRLFVKAEHRDMFKTLTTKVGRLSWLQRWCEKEGQQ
- the LOC4330857 gene encoding L10-interacting MYB domain-containing protein-like isoform X3, which produces MDPADGGNHGVSGLHGSGSFSDGFWGDGVGEDGHIGDLHGSPGVHGHHVSPAPHGAGSSGGSPVFHGAGAGHRDATVFQAVADVSPPGRGRGRRGGHGGGPGRGKRSATQPSARGGRGNKVPYKPPRPSSSATVVGDAEGAAGVDNDFTEETMDSAPHGMKEELDKADWSSTHNRIFCELCVQQIEDGNRPIGIMTTRWYQIIAKKYFQKTGLRHNKTQLKNRWDVLKSMYSFWLGLLNDTGLGWDHAKGTVAAPVEYWKKVTKGHSEWKKLQHGPPECLELLDEMFGTIAVDGSSACAPGENAGGDDASGDVQDLGDTPVDCSLGKKPVKRGSSSTATSPYKKVKNPMVRIMRNIQTTMDTNCDIANKVMQGEFRFNSIKEVMDLVVDCGAAEGSAEHFMATRLFVKAEHRDMFKTLTTKVGRLSWLQRWCEKEGQQ
- the LOC4330857 gene encoding uncharacterized protein isoform X1 yields the protein MDPADGEDSLSKAFRYRDDVVNKRSQSGGNHGVSGLHGSGSFSDGFWGDGVGEDGHIGDLHGSPGVHGHHVSPAPHGAGSSGGSPVFHGAGAGHRDATVFQAVADVSPPGRGRGRRGGHGGGPGRGKRSATQPSARGGRGNKVPYKPPRPSSSATVVGDAEGAAGVDNDFTEETMDSAPHGMMGMYGSDDDDEEEDETIIVASRQLDMMRKFGPVLTSFGMFYAENYLNKSKYRKANLAGHAWVMRNLEVPQDCYDMFRMSRPLFERLHNLLVSSYGLKSTSKMDSVEALEMFLWTIGAPQSFVQVKNRFERSKGKISRKFNEVLQSIYLLSKDLVKPRDPNFTTIHPRLLDDRFEPHFNNCIGAIDGTHIPVVVPASKVVQHVGRNKYPTQNGLAICDFDMRFALIVAGWPGSAHDMRVFNDALRKYAAIFPHPPPGKFYLVDSGYPNRLGYLSPYKGTKYHLPEFREGPRPSGKKEVFNHLHSSLRNVIERSFGVLKMKWRILLDLPSYPMLKQTKIIHACMALHNFIRDSKLSDEEFDLCDNDENYMPMPSSQGNASHMGDEDGDANAFRDSIADALFARR